The Impatiens glandulifera chromosome 8, dImpGla2.1, whole genome shotgun sequence genome includes a window with the following:
- the LOC124912289 gene encoding uncharacterized protein LOC124912289 — translation MDGYRSKSYAGGGRAAATTTERNDLEYEYDGRKQDLRSNSVSYQQQSDPPSQSGFPTDSNLKKAKSINGLSKSWSLSDPELQRRKRVASYKAYAMEGKVKGSIRKSFRWLKERFNLVVHGHR, via the coding sequence ATGGATGGATATCGATCGAAGTCATATGCCGGCGGCGGTAGAGCGGCGGCGACGACGACGGAAAGAAACGATTTGGAGTATGAGTACGACGGTCGGAAACAAGATCTAAGAAGCAACAGCGTTTCATATCAACAACAATCCGATCCTCCGTCTCAATCTGGATTTCCAACAGATTCAAATTTGAAGAAGGCGAAATCGATAAACGGACTTTCGAAGAGTTGGAGTTTATCCGATCCGGAGTTACAGAGGAGGAAAAGAGTTGCTAGCTATAAAGCCTACGCTATGGAAGGGAAAGTTAAAGGATCTATAAGGAAGAGTTTTAGATGGCTTAAGGAAAGGTTCAATCTCGTCGTTCATGGCCACCGGtga
- the LOC124913416 gene encoding diacylglycerol O-acyltransferase 1-like: MQYGCLMQFGFWFSSRSLRDLPLFVCGLTMPIFFVAAFFVEKLAQKNYLSEKVVVTLHVFITTASVLYPALLILRCDSSVFSGFVLMLFVSIVWLKLVSYAHTNYDLRAVSKASAKGEISYGSNVYYSYDVNIKSLTYFMCAPTLCYQTSYPRTASIRKGWVVLQLIKLVIFIGLMAFIIEQYINPIFKNSKHPLKVDVLDALERVLKLSIPYLYLWFGMFYCFFHLWLNIVAEVLRFGDREFYKEWWNAKSVKEYWRLWNMPVHKWMVRHVYFPCLRSGTSKIVATSMSFLVSAVFHELCVGVPCHVFKFWAFFAIMFQVPMFTFTDYLQAKFQNSTVGNMIFWFFISIFGQPMCLMLFYHDLIMNRRVELDTM, encoded by the exons ATGCAGTATGGTTGTTTGATGCAATTTGGTTTCTGGTTTAGTTCGAGGTCATTAAGGGATTTGCCACTCTTTGTGTGCGG GCTTACTATGCCAATATTCTTTGTTGCCGCCTTTTTTGTGGAAAAGTTGGCACAGAAGAATTATTTATCTGAAAAA GTTGTAGTCACTCTTCATGTATTCATAACTACAGCTTCTGTTCTTTATCCAGCTTTGTTGATTCTCAG GTGTGATTCTTCTGTTTTTTCTGGCTTCGTTTTGATGCTCTTTGTTTCGATTGTGTGGTTAAAGTTGGTGTCTTATGCGCATACAAATTATGACTTGAGAGCAGTCTCTAAGGCATCGGCTAAG GGGGAGATATCATATGGTTCAAATGTGTACTACTCCTATGATGTTAATATTAAGAGTTTGACATATTTCATGTGTGCTCCAACACTTTGTTACCAG ACAAGTTATCCACGAACTGCATCCATAAGAAAGGGTTGGGTTGTGCTTCAACTGATCAAGTTGGTTATATTTATAGGGCTGATGGCTTTCATTATAGAGCAG TACATTAATCCTATTTTTAAGAACTCAAAGCATCCCCTCAAAGTTGATGTTTTGGATGCATTAGAGAGAGTTCTGAAACTATCCATTCCCTATCTATATTTGTGGTTCGGCATGTTCTACTGCTTCTTTCACCTCTG GTTGAATATAGTTGCTGAGGTACTCCGATTTGGTGATCGTGAGTTCTACAAAGAATGGTGGAATGCTAAGTCGGTAAAGGAG TACTGGAGGTTGTGGAATATG CCTGTGCATAAGTGGATGGTCCGTCATGTTTACTTTCCATGCTTACGAAGTGGAACTTCAAAG ATTGTTGCAACATCGATGTCGTTTCTTGTATCTGCTGTATTTCACGAG ttatgtgttggtgttccttgccacGTCTTCAAATTTTGGGCTTTTTTTGCTATCATGTTTCAG GTTCCAATGTTCACTTTCACGGATTACCTTCAAGCTAAGTTTCAGAACTCAACG GTTGGTAACATGATATTCTGGTTCTTTATTAGCATATTTGGTCAGCCGATGTGCTTGATGCTATTTTATCACGACTTGATCATGAACAGGAGAGTGGAATTGGACACAATGTAA
- the LOC124913417 gene encoding diacylglycerol O-acyltransferase 1-like translates to METAAAGMTTTTTTTTLMDRNHSLTRRSNATTNTAAKTDLSSNGNSFGDGVLPNTLVVGTDSRQISNQTETLKIRKDGGEKVANVNDSFFNSYLRTSAPTHMRISESPLSSDAIFNQSHAGLFNLCITVLIAVNIRLIIENLRKSWDYNWN, encoded by the exons ATGGAAACCGCCGCCGCCGGCATGACGACGaccacaacaacaacaactttGATGGATCGGAATCACTCTCTCACTAGACGGTCGAACGCCACCACTAATACCGCAGCGAAGACTGATTTAAGTTCGAACGGGAACTCATTCGGTGACGGTGTTTTACCTAATACTCTTGTTGTTGGGACTGATTCTCGTCAAATCTCGAATCAGACTGAAACGTTGAAGATCAGAAAGGATGGTGGCGAGAAGGTGGCGAATGTAAATGATAGCTTCTTTAATTCTTATCTCAGGACTTCTGCTCCCACGCATATGAGAATAAGCGAGAGTCCGCTTAGTTCGGACGCAATTTTCAATCAG AGTCATGCAGGTCTCTTCAACCTATGTATAACTGTGCTTATTGCAGTGAACATCAGACTGATCATTGAAAATTTAAGAAAG AGCTGGGATTACAATTGGAATTGA